One genomic region from Mauremys reevesii isolate NIE-2019 linkage group 7, ASM1616193v1, whole genome shotgun sequence encodes:
- the BBS1 gene encoding Bardet-Biedl syndrome 1 protein isoform X3: protein MAAASSSSSESNEANSKWLDAHYDPMANLYTFSSCIALADLHGDGEYKLVVGDLGMAGHTMRLKVYRGTGLASESTLLDLPSAVSTFLMDQNEPRTPAVAVASGPFVYVYKNLRPYFKFTLPPLDANPLEQDVWEQAKEDMIDPLTLKEMLEGIREKAEIPLSVRSLRFLAQDVPEMENFVNLHKGQPIKRQTVITCMSTLKKNMADEDAVSCLVIGTESADVLILDPEAFTILAKMTLPSVPAFLDVMGQFDVEYRVTVACRDGSIYILRRESKRPKYCIELSAQPVGLVRVHKNIVAGCSDETLQGYTQKGKKLWTVYLPAPLMTMSLLDQKSRGFQAVMVGLANQVVHMYRDKNLVDVIRTQDVVTSICFGRYGREDNTLIMTTKGGGLIIKILKRTAVFEEKDTSLGPPVAQSIRLSVPKKTRLYVDQTLRERENAVAMHRVFQMDLYRLRLMAARAYVKALESSLAPITSTLQEPLKMNAVVQGIGPTFKLTLHIQNTSAGRPSINLLAPMLVPGLNYPIETFVECLSDKGISDVIKVFVLREGQSMPLLTAHINMPVSEGLAAA, encoded by the exons TAATGAAGCCAACTCCAAATGGCTGGATGCCCATTACGACCCTATGGCCAATCTCTACACCTTCTCCTCGTGCATTG CCCTGGCTGACCTGCATGGCGATGGAGAGTACAAG CTGGTGGTGGGTGACCTGGGCATGGCTGGGCACACCATGAGGCTGAAAGTGTACCGGGGCACGGGGCTGGCCAGTGAGAGCACCTTGTTGGACCTGCCGTCTGCTGTCTCCACCTTCCTGATGGACCAGAATGAGCCACGCACGCCTGCTGTGGCCGTGGCCTCCGGCCCATTCGTCTATGTCTACAAGAACCTGCGGCCCTACTTCAAATTCACCCTGCCCCCCCTGGATGCCAACCCCCTGGAGCAGGATGTCTGGGAGCAGGCCAAAGAG GACATGATCGACCCCCTGACTCTGAAGGAAATGCTGGAGGGGATCCG GGAGAAGGCGGAGATCCCCCTGTCAGTACGATCGCTGAG gtTCCTGGCCCAAGATGTACCAGAGATGGAGAATTTTGTGAACCTACATAAGGGGCAACCGATCAAGCGCCAG ACTGTCATCACCTGCATGAGCACGCTGAAGAAGAACATGGCGGATGAGGATGCGGTCAGCTGCCTGGTGATCGGGACGGAGAGTGCCGATGTCCTCATCCTGGACCCTGAGGCCTTCACTATCCTGGCCAAG ATGACGTTGCCGAGCGTGCCAGCCTTCCTGGATGTGATGGGGCAGTTCGATGTGGAGTACCGGGTCACGGTGGCCTGCCGGGACGGGAGCATCTACATCCTGCGCAG ggAGTCCAAGCGGCCCAAGTACTGCATCGAGCTGAGTGCCCAGCCCGTGGGGCTGGTGCGGGTACACAAGAATATCGTGGCCGGCTGCTCTGATGAAACCCTGCAGGGCTATACACAGAAg GGGAAGAAGCTGTGGACAGTCTATCTGCCAGCCCCACTGATGACCATGAGCCTCCTAGACCAGAAATCACGCGGCTTCCAGGCCGTGATGGTAGGCCTGGCCAACCAGGTGGTGCACATGTACCGGGACAAAAACCTTGTGGACGTCATCCGCACCCAG GATGTGGTCACCAGCATTTGTTTTGGCCGTTATGGGCGTGAGGACAACACCCTGATCATGACGACTAAAG GTGGGGGGCTGATCATTAAGATCCTGAAGCGCACGGCCGTGTTTGAGGAGAAGGACACGTCGCTGGGGCCTCCCGTGGCCCAGAGCATCCGACTCAGCGTGCCCAAGAAGACCAGGCTGTACGTGGACCAGACGCTGCGGGAGCGCGAGAATGCCGTGG CCATGCACCGCGTGTTCCAGATGGACCTGTACCGGCTGCGGCTCATGGCAGCCCGGGCCTATGTCAAGGCGCTGGAGTCCAGCCTGGCGCCCATCACATCCACGCTGCAGGAGCCCCTTAAGATGAATGCAGTG GTCCAGGGCATCGGCCCCACCTTCAAACTGACCCTCCACATTCAGAACACATCAGCTGGGCGCCCCTCCATCAACCTGCTG GCCCCCATGCTGGTCCCGGGACTGAACTACCCCATTGAAACCTTTGTGGAGTGTCTGAGCGACAAGGGGATCTCGGACGTCATCAAG GTGTTTGTACTGCGGGAGGGCCAGAGCATGC
- the BBS1 gene encoding Bardet-Biedl syndrome 1 protein isoform X1: MAAASSSSSESNEANSKWLDAHYDPMANLYTFSSCIALADLHGDGEYKLVVGDLGMAGHTMRLKVYRGTGLASESTLLDLPSAVSTFLMDQNEPRTPAVAVASGPFVYVYKNLRPYFKFTLPPLDANPLEQDVWEQAKEDMIDPLTLKEMLEGIREKAEIPLSVRSLRFLAQDVPEMENFVNLHKGQPIKRQTVITCMSTLKKNMADEDAVSCLVIGTESADVLILDPEAFTILAKMTLPSVPAFLDVMGQFDVEYRVTVACRDGSIYILRRESKRPKYCIELSAQPVGLVRVHKNIVAGCSDETLQGYTQKGKKLWTVYLPAPLMTMSLLDQKSRGFQAVMVGLANQVVHMYRDKNLVDVIRTQDVVTSICFGRYGREDNTLIMTTKGGGLIIKILKRTAVFEEKDTSLGPPVAQSIRLSVPKKTRLYVDQTLRERENAVAMHRVFQMDLYRLRLMAARAYVKALESSLAPITSTLQEPLKMNAVVQGIGPTFKLTLHIQNTSAGRPSINLLVSFLYDQSLYAMKRAFFKAPMLVPGLNYPIETFVECLSDKGISDVIKVFVLREGQSMPLLTAHINMPVSEGLAAA, encoded by the exons TAATGAAGCCAACTCCAAATGGCTGGATGCCCATTACGACCCTATGGCCAATCTCTACACCTTCTCCTCGTGCATTG CCCTGGCTGACCTGCATGGCGATGGAGAGTACAAG CTGGTGGTGGGTGACCTGGGCATGGCTGGGCACACCATGAGGCTGAAAGTGTACCGGGGCACGGGGCTGGCCAGTGAGAGCACCTTGTTGGACCTGCCGTCTGCTGTCTCCACCTTCCTGATGGACCAGAATGAGCCACGCACGCCTGCTGTGGCCGTGGCCTCCGGCCCATTCGTCTATGTCTACAAGAACCTGCGGCCCTACTTCAAATTCACCCTGCCCCCCCTGGATGCCAACCCCCTGGAGCAGGATGTCTGGGAGCAGGCCAAAGAG GACATGATCGACCCCCTGACTCTGAAGGAAATGCTGGAGGGGATCCG GGAGAAGGCGGAGATCCCCCTGTCAGTACGATCGCTGAG gtTCCTGGCCCAAGATGTACCAGAGATGGAGAATTTTGTGAACCTACATAAGGGGCAACCGATCAAGCGCCAG ACTGTCATCACCTGCATGAGCACGCTGAAGAAGAACATGGCGGATGAGGATGCGGTCAGCTGCCTGGTGATCGGGACGGAGAGTGCCGATGTCCTCATCCTGGACCCTGAGGCCTTCACTATCCTGGCCAAG ATGACGTTGCCGAGCGTGCCAGCCTTCCTGGATGTGATGGGGCAGTTCGATGTGGAGTACCGGGTCACGGTGGCCTGCCGGGACGGGAGCATCTACATCCTGCGCAG ggAGTCCAAGCGGCCCAAGTACTGCATCGAGCTGAGTGCCCAGCCCGTGGGGCTGGTGCGGGTACACAAGAATATCGTGGCCGGCTGCTCTGATGAAACCCTGCAGGGCTATACACAGAAg GGGAAGAAGCTGTGGACAGTCTATCTGCCAGCCCCACTGATGACCATGAGCCTCCTAGACCAGAAATCACGCGGCTTCCAGGCCGTGATGGTAGGCCTGGCCAACCAGGTGGTGCACATGTACCGGGACAAAAACCTTGTGGACGTCATCCGCACCCAG GATGTGGTCACCAGCATTTGTTTTGGCCGTTATGGGCGTGAGGACAACACCCTGATCATGACGACTAAAG GTGGGGGGCTGATCATTAAGATCCTGAAGCGCACGGCCGTGTTTGAGGAGAAGGACACGTCGCTGGGGCCTCCCGTGGCCCAGAGCATCCGACTCAGCGTGCCCAAGAAGACCAGGCTGTACGTGGACCAGACGCTGCGGGAGCGCGAGAATGCCGTGG CCATGCACCGCGTGTTCCAGATGGACCTGTACCGGCTGCGGCTCATGGCAGCCCGGGCCTATGTCAAGGCGCTGGAGTCCAGCCTGGCGCCCATCACATCCACGCTGCAGGAGCCCCTTAAGATGAATGCAGTG GTCCAGGGCATCGGCCCCACCTTCAAACTGACCCTCCACATTCAGAACACATCAGCTGGGCGCCCCTCCATCAACCTGCTGGTGAGCTTCCTCTACGACCAGAGCCTCTATGCCATGAAGAGAGCCTTCTTCAag GCCCCCATGCTGGTCCCGGGACTGAACTACCCCATTGAAACCTTTGTGGAGTGTCTGAGCGACAAGGGGATCTCGGACGTCATCAAG GTGTTTGTACTGCGGGAGGGCCAGAGCATGC
- the BBS1 gene encoding Bardet-Biedl syndrome 1 protein isoform X2 yields MSLSSNEANSKWLDAHYDPMANLYTFSSCIALADLHGDGEYKLVVGDLGMAGHTMRLKVYRGTGLASESTLLDLPSAVSTFLMDQNEPRTPAVAVASGPFVYVYKNLRPYFKFTLPPLDANPLEQDVWEQAKEDMIDPLTLKEMLEGIREKAEIPLSVRSLRFLAQDVPEMENFVNLHKGQPIKRQTVITCMSTLKKNMADEDAVSCLVIGTESADVLILDPEAFTILAKMTLPSVPAFLDVMGQFDVEYRVTVACRDGSIYILRRESKRPKYCIELSAQPVGLVRVHKNIVAGCSDETLQGYTQKGKKLWTVYLPAPLMTMSLLDQKSRGFQAVMVGLANQVVHMYRDKNLVDVIRTQDVVTSICFGRYGREDNTLIMTTKGGGLIIKILKRTAVFEEKDTSLGPPVAQSIRLSVPKKTRLYVDQTLRERENAVAMHRVFQMDLYRLRLMAARAYVKALESSLAPITSTLQEPLKMNAVVQGIGPTFKLTLHIQNTSAGRPSINLLVSFLYDQSLYAMKRAFFKAPMLVPGLNYPIETFVECLSDKGISDVIKVFVLREGQSMPLLTAHINMPVSEGLAAA; encoded by the exons ATGTCCCTCTCCAGTAATGAAGCCAACTCCAAATGGCTGGATGCCCATTACGACCCTATGGCCAATCTCTACACCTTCTCCTCGTGCATTG CCCTGGCTGACCTGCATGGCGATGGAGAGTACAAG CTGGTGGTGGGTGACCTGGGCATGGCTGGGCACACCATGAGGCTGAAAGTGTACCGGGGCACGGGGCTGGCCAGTGAGAGCACCTTGTTGGACCTGCCGTCTGCTGTCTCCACCTTCCTGATGGACCAGAATGAGCCACGCACGCCTGCTGTGGCCGTGGCCTCCGGCCCATTCGTCTATGTCTACAAGAACCTGCGGCCCTACTTCAAATTCACCCTGCCCCCCCTGGATGCCAACCCCCTGGAGCAGGATGTCTGGGAGCAGGCCAAAGAG GACATGATCGACCCCCTGACTCTGAAGGAAATGCTGGAGGGGATCCG GGAGAAGGCGGAGATCCCCCTGTCAGTACGATCGCTGAG gtTCCTGGCCCAAGATGTACCAGAGATGGAGAATTTTGTGAACCTACATAAGGGGCAACCGATCAAGCGCCAG ACTGTCATCACCTGCATGAGCACGCTGAAGAAGAACATGGCGGATGAGGATGCGGTCAGCTGCCTGGTGATCGGGACGGAGAGTGCCGATGTCCTCATCCTGGACCCTGAGGCCTTCACTATCCTGGCCAAG ATGACGTTGCCGAGCGTGCCAGCCTTCCTGGATGTGATGGGGCAGTTCGATGTGGAGTACCGGGTCACGGTGGCCTGCCGGGACGGGAGCATCTACATCCTGCGCAG ggAGTCCAAGCGGCCCAAGTACTGCATCGAGCTGAGTGCCCAGCCCGTGGGGCTGGTGCGGGTACACAAGAATATCGTGGCCGGCTGCTCTGATGAAACCCTGCAGGGCTATACACAGAAg GGGAAGAAGCTGTGGACAGTCTATCTGCCAGCCCCACTGATGACCATGAGCCTCCTAGACCAGAAATCACGCGGCTTCCAGGCCGTGATGGTAGGCCTGGCCAACCAGGTGGTGCACATGTACCGGGACAAAAACCTTGTGGACGTCATCCGCACCCAG GATGTGGTCACCAGCATTTGTTTTGGCCGTTATGGGCGTGAGGACAACACCCTGATCATGACGACTAAAG GTGGGGGGCTGATCATTAAGATCCTGAAGCGCACGGCCGTGTTTGAGGAGAAGGACACGTCGCTGGGGCCTCCCGTGGCCCAGAGCATCCGACTCAGCGTGCCCAAGAAGACCAGGCTGTACGTGGACCAGACGCTGCGGGAGCGCGAGAATGCCGTGG CCATGCACCGCGTGTTCCAGATGGACCTGTACCGGCTGCGGCTCATGGCAGCCCGGGCCTATGTCAAGGCGCTGGAGTCCAGCCTGGCGCCCATCACATCCACGCTGCAGGAGCCCCTTAAGATGAATGCAGTG GTCCAGGGCATCGGCCCCACCTTCAAACTGACCCTCCACATTCAGAACACATCAGCTGGGCGCCCCTCCATCAACCTGCTGGTGAGCTTCCTCTACGACCAGAGCCTCTATGCCATGAAGAGAGCCTTCTTCAag GCCCCCATGCTGGTCCCGGGACTGAACTACCCCATTGAAACCTTTGTGGAGTGTCTGAGCGACAAGGGGATCTCGGACGTCATCAAG GTGTTTGTACTGCGGGAGGGCCAGAGCATGC
- the BBS1 gene encoding Bardet-Biedl syndrome 1 protein isoform X4 — MAAASSSSSESNEANSKWLDAHYDPMANLYTFSSCIALADLHGDGEYKLVVGDLGMAGHTMRLKVYRGTGLASESTLLDLPSAVSTFLMDQNEPRTPAVAVASGPFVYVYKNLRPYFKFTLPPLDANPLEQDVWEQAKEDMIDPLTLKEMLEGIREKAEIPLSVRSLRFLAQDVPEMENFVNLHKGQPIKRQTVITCMSTLKKNMADEDAVSCLVIGTESADVLILDPEAFTILAKGKKLWTVYLPAPLMTMSLLDQKSRGFQAVMVGLANQVVHMYRDKNLVDVIRTQDVVTSICFGRYGREDNTLIMTTKGGGLIIKILKRTAVFEEKDTSLGPPVAQSIRLSVPKKTRLYVDQTLRERENAVAMHRVFQMDLYRLRLMAARAYVKALESSLAPITSTLQEPLKMNAVVQGIGPTFKLTLHIQNTSAGRPSINLLVSFLYDQSLYAMKRAFFKAPMLVPGLNYPIETFVECLSDKGISDVIKVFVLREGQSMPLLTAHINMPVSEGLAAA; from the exons TAATGAAGCCAACTCCAAATGGCTGGATGCCCATTACGACCCTATGGCCAATCTCTACACCTTCTCCTCGTGCATTG CCCTGGCTGACCTGCATGGCGATGGAGAGTACAAG CTGGTGGTGGGTGACCTGGGCATGGCTGGGCACACCATGAGGCTGAAAGTGTACCGGGGCACGGGGCTGGCCAGTGAGAGCACCTTGTTGGACCTGCCGTCTGCTGTCTCCACCTTCCTGATGGACCAGAATGAGCCACGCACGCCTGCTGTGGCCGTGGCCTCCGGCCCATTCGTCTATGTCTACAAGAACCTGCGGCCCTACTTCAAATTCACCCTGCCCCCCCTGGATGCCAACCCCCTGGAGCAGGATGTCTGGGAGCAGGCCAAAGAG GACATGATCGACCCCCTGACTCTGAAGGAAATGCTGGAGGGGATCCG GGAGAAGGCGGAGATCCCCCTGTCAGTACGATCGCTGAG gtTCCTGGCCCAAGATGTACCAGAGATGGAGAATTTTGTGAACCTACATAAGGGGCAACCGATCAAGCGCCAG ACTGTCATCACCTGCATGAGCACGCTGAAGAAGAACATGGCGGATGAGGATGCGGTCAGCTGCCTGGTGATCGGGACGGAGAGTGCCGATGTCCTCATCCTGGACCCTGAGGCCTTCACTATCCTGGCCAAG GGGAAGAAGCTGTGGACAGTCTATCTGCCAGCCCCACTGATGACCATGAGCCTCCTAGACCAGAAATCACGCGGCTTCCAGGCCGTGATGGTAGGCCTGGCCAACCAGGTGGTGCACATGTACCGGGACAAAAACCTTGTGGACGTCATCCGCACCCAG GATGTGGTCACCAGCATTTGTTTTGGCCGTTATGGGCGTGAGGACAACACCCTGATCATGACGACTAAAG GTGGGGGGCTGATCATTAAGATCCTGAAGCGCACGGCCGTGTTTGAGGAGAAGGACACGTCGCTGGGGCCTCCCGTGGCCCAGAGCATCCGACTCAGCGTGCCCAAGAAGACCAGGCTGTACGTGGACCAGACGCTGCGGGAGCGCGAGAATGCCGTGG CCATGCACCGCGTGTTCCAGATGGACCTGTACCGGCTGCGGCTCATGGCAGCCCGGGCCTATGTCAAGGCGCTGGAGTCCAGCCTGGCGCCCATCACATCCACGCTGCAGGAGCCCCTTAAGATGAATGCAGTG GTCCAGGGCATCGGCCCCACCTTCAAACTGACCCTCCACATTCAGAACACATCAGCTGGGCGCCCCTCCATCAACCTGCTGGTGAGCTTCCTCTACGACCAGAGCCTCTATGCCATGAAGAGAGCCTTCTTCAag GCCCCCATGCTGGTCCCGGGACTGAACTACCCCATTGAAACCTTTGTGGAGTGTCTGAGCGACAAGGGGATCTCGGACGTCATCAAG GTGTTTGTACTGCGGGAGGGCCAGAGCATGC